Proteins from one Mycoplasma sp. Pen4 genomic window:
- a CDS encoding Mbov_0401 family ICE element transposase-like protein: MNERNIKEIEYINKLSCDEITALSEKFKNSDERREQKLNINKRIVRKIIGQNNNVYEFVIYEYYYYVNGKKHFKRYYPEKYIHLFHRTYDTKLVIDSFYQYCGLIRNKFVKISWNLCKYYANKYDLFNQTSNIEIKKQYANTIYISIDDCYGKARGNNKISKTNSKIIKIFSDKNESPIYTYETYTSQDKEKLTNKSRAELIMTIIQKYYVIDTNTKLYLLSDGAVYFKNLAKLLNAEHIYDHFHFIKHFNFIFKKPIFIIKNNVKEKLLIDNQPVWKWLQNSIENKDEFIDKLLQLLTYEFNNKNTKNNIKAFLKFVNNNCKDLKFNVNNITAQSESSVSLFKSLYKKRYSTFSLNTIFNLISINKSEKCNFLNFKSLVNEIRETAEITYEPILWNEINYNHYWNN, from the coding sequence ATGAATGAAAGAAACATAAAAGAAATAGAATACATTAATAAATTATCTTGTGATGAGATAACAGCATTATCTGAAAAGTTCAAAAACTCAGATGAAAGAAGAGAACAAAAACTAAATATTAACAAAAGAATAGTAAGAAAGATAATAGGACAAAACAACAATGTATATGAATTTGTAATTTATGAGTATTACTACTATGTTAATGGTAAAAAACACTTCAAGAGATATTATCCAGAAAAATATATACATCTATTTCATAGAACTTATGATACCAAACTAGTTATTGATAGTTTTTATCAATACTGTGGTTTAATTAGAAACAAATTTGTTAAGATCAGTTGAAATTTATGTAAATATTATGCAAACAAATATGACTTATTTAACCAAACAAGCAATATAGAGATAAAGAAACAATATGCAAATACAATTTATATCTCAATTGATGATTGTTATGGTAAAGCAAGAGGAAATAATAAGATCAGCAAAACAAATAGCAAGATCATAAAAATATTCTCTGATAAAAATGAAAGTCCAATTTATACATATGAAACATACACTTCACAAGACAAAGAGAAGCTTACAAACAAATCAAGAGCAGAATTAATAATGACTATTATTCAAAAGTACTATGTTATAGACACAAACACCAAATTATACCTTTTAAGTGATGGTGCAGTTTACTTCAAAAATTTAGCAAAATTATTGAATGCAGAACATATTTATGATCACTTTCACTTTATTAAACATTTCAATTTCATATTCAAAAAACCAATATTTATCATTAAGAATAATGTTAAAGAAAAACTCTTAATTGATAATCAACCAGTATGGAAATGACTGCAAAATTCAATTGAAAACAAAGATGAGTTCATAGACAAATTGCTACAACTATTAACTTATGAATTTAACAATAAGAACACAAAAAATAACATAAAAGCATTCTTGAAATTCGTAAATAACAATTGCAAAGACTTAAAATTCAATGTAAATAACATTACAGCACAGTCTGAATCATCTGTAAGTTTATTTAAATCGTTATACAAAAAGAGATATTCAACATTTTCATTAAATACAATATTCAATTTAATCAGTATCAATAAAAGTGAAAAATGCAACTTCTTGAATTTTAAATCACTGGTTAATGAAATCAGGGAAACAGCAGAAATTACTTATGAACCAATTCTTTGAAATGAGATAAATTACAATCATTATTGAAATAATTAA
- a CDS encoding DNA methyltransferase: protein MIFLPPYIIKNKNNPTTIRAIYSNEKTGFKIPNQLLNTSDYFINKLKMPTTENGTNELKSIMTINSFDYPKPKELIQYLLMLTQNQNARILDFFAGSGTTGHAVEELNREDGGKRTYTLVTNNENHIADKITYERLFRINHGFGTNKETIKWTDKNEPYNSNLDVFQIRYDDISPFITDQEEQLNKIMQDIKQMLKDFGLKNIPTDKQILYRLNPLKIRK from the coding sequence ATTATTTTCCTTCCCCCATATATTATTAAAAATAAAAACAATCCAACAACAATTCGTGCAATATACTCAAATGAAAAAACTGGTTTTAAAATTCCAAATCAATTATTAAATACATCAGATTATTTTATTAATAAATTAAAAATGCCAACAACGGAAAATGGCACAAACGAATTAAAAAGCATCATGACAATAAATTCTTTTGATTATCCAAAACCAAAAGAATTAATACAATATTTATTAATGTTAACACAAAATCAAAACGCACGCATTCTTGACTTCTTTGCCGGAAGCGGAACAACAGGGCATGCGGTCGAAGAATTAAACCGTGAAGATGGTGGAAAGAGAACTTATACTCTTGTAACAAACAACGAAAACCACATCGCTGACAAAATAACTTATGAAAGGCTTTTCAGAATTAATCATGGTTTTGGAACAAACAAAGAAACAATTAAATGAACTGATAAAAACGAACCATACAACTCAAATCTAGATGTATTTCAAATTAGATATGATGATATTTCACCATTCATAACCGATCAAGAGGAACAATTAAATAAAATAATGCAAGACATTAAACAAATGCTTAAGGATTTTGGTTTAAAAAATATACCAACAGATAAGCAAATTTTATATAGATTAAACCCTTTAAAAATAAGAAAATAA